The Rhodamnia argentea isolate NSW1041297 chromosome 7, ASM2092103v1, whole genome shotgun sequence genome contains the following window.
GGAACCGGGGAAAGTATACAGAAAAGACGGTTTATAAACTCCTGAATGCTCCAGCAAGTATAATAGCACGGAATCACCTTTTGAAATAGGACGAACAAATCCCTCCAACAGTTTGTCCAACATTGTCTCTAGGCCAAAATCATCAAGCACAGCTCCATATTTATTCATGGTATTGGGCCTCATTATCCTAAATCTCACCTCATTTACCCAATCCTCAAAATTTTCCACCTACCCAGTCAAAGCACAAATCATAAGGCAAGAGGACAAGAAAATGCCAGTCGTTAAAAAGAATACATTGAATCAGAAGATACCTCAGAGAGCAACAATTCACAGAATCGCGGTTGAAACATCTCAAAGGTGAAGACACCAGGAGATGGTTCAGACATAATATTTCTAAAACTCTCCTCTGTACTTTCATTGATTGCTTTGAGAAATGTCGGGACAAAGAATGCTGAAGGGTGCATGCTGTATATGTCTCTATGTAAAGGCTGCAAAACAGAGGATGCACTTGTTTGAAAAGGCCTCAACCAAAAAGCAGGAAATGGAGAAAAATTACAGCAAAATCTTGGGCCTTTTCATCAAACCCCGGGAATCCAAAGTGACTATACAACCAGATGGACTAAGCACTTCAAGTAAAATCAAGAGAATTAAAAAGGGCACTCAAAACTAAATCAATAACTGAAAGATGGAAAAGGGCAAGGTGAGGAGATGGAAGGAACCAGACGCACTGTAATAAGACAAGTTTCCAAAGATCCAAAATCTCATACAATCTCAAACTTCAGGCATCTACATAATTTCCAACATATCCACCAAATCAAGCACAATAAAATCAACACTCAAATCCTTTCATTCTTTCCGAGAAAGAGTCATGAAAATTTGGCACTCAAGAACAGATCACTAACATCCCATAACCTCTATTTATATAGGGAAATTCCATCTAAATATAAGACATGGACCATAAGCCACATCAGTTCATTATCTTACAAAGAgaatatgactttttttggctcacttttaGGGTCTCTCTCCAATTCCACACACAGCTGCACCTTCAAACCCAATTGGAGCATCAATATGGCAAGGATGCCAGGCGAATTCAAGTTTTATGAGGGCAAACACCCTCACCTCATTCGCTCAGTTTCATTAGTTCTCCCAAACAACAGCATGTTCATTGATCTACAGAAGCAATCCACAGTCTAAATTGTTTCAGGCGAAGGGAAAAACAGAACGTCCTCCATAAAATAAGTCAAATGGCATCTATCGCAGATGAGTATCATAAACAGGGCAAGAGTCTGAACACTAGTAACACCTCCATAGAGCAGACATTTTACATAAATGGAGGTAATGCAATAATACAACTAGACTGAACAGCCAATGTGCTCAGGACAAGACATGAGAGTTACAAAATGAAGGCAACAGCAAAGGCAGTGGAGACCAAGTATCCAAATGGTAGGCTTTCATGTCATGGAGGTACAAAGTTTTCAAAGTAAATCATTAGTTAACAACTATGCCGAAGACAAATTAATGGAGTGTGGTGCATCTGAAAATTTTCTGCTTAATATGCCTCTAAAATTTCAATAGCTCCACAAGTCAAAAGTTTATCTCCATGATAAACATGGTATTGCAAATGAAACTATCatctcattctcttcttcaGTTCAGACTGTGATCCCAATCACTAAGTTCTATAATGCCATTGCCTCTACACACCAAGTCCACAGCACCACCACAAAAAAGTAAagacagcaaaaaaaaaaaaaccatatatatatatcaagttTTCCTAATAGGAGCTCCAAATCAGCAACTTGAAGTTTGCCAAAAGAGGAAACTAGATTAGCGCAATATCTAAAAGAGGTGAAGTGTGACACTATCACTGAGATTGCTGGTGAGGTACCTGATAATTTGAGATTATCTTCTGCCTGTATTCTCTATGCCTTTGAGCCTGGTAGAGATATAGCAAAGCAACATAAAACCAGCTTCCTCAAGGACACATCAATAAAAATGGCATGGTCGTAAAACCTACTACCTCAAGTAATTACAAGTGACACATAGAACAGGAAACTACACCCTCGAACATCCACAAACATACAGAGATGCATGTTGAAactgaaaaggagagaaatatTGACAAATCCTAGGAACAGagtattcttttttattaattggTGGCACAGAGAATTTTACCCAGGCCCCAACTGAATGAGATATCGTCATTTGATGAGAGATGAACACAACCAAGCATTTGCACTCACAGTAATTGCTGCAACAACAGTTCAAAAAGAATATATTGAAGCAAAGTTTCCAACACTGTCTGGTTCAACACGGGCAATCAGGTCCAGACTAACAGTAAGTAAATATTCGAATATGGTGAGGATTGCTACAGAGAGAACGCAGAAGACCACACCCCACTGGGGTGACAAACTGAACATGCTGAGTCTGAGGGAAATTATAAACTTCGAGTCTGACAGATCTCTTCTAAAATCGAAGGGAAGTTAGTAAGGAAACGTACAAAGGGAACCCCAACTCACTCAAAAgggcgaagaagatgaagcgaGAAGGGCAAAACTAATATTCTCATAACTGATGAACCTCAAAGAGTCGCGTTCTCTGCTTCCGTAGAATTCAATGCATGAAGCCAAATTCGGTCGACTCAGTAGTGAAAAAGCGAcgagagaaaaggcaaaagaaaaaccaCAAAGCAGCATTGCACAGCAATGCAAAGCACGAATCGTACATACTCTGTTTCGCTCCCCGTGAGGCAAGTATTTGAGCAGAATCTCCCTCATGAACTTCACCTTGTCGTCCCTCGAGACCCCCAGCATGCTCGGCGGCAGGTACCGCTCCAGCGAGCTGAAGATCGCGGGGCTGAAGTCCAGCTGCAGGTCGTCGTAGCTGTCCGGCTTGTGGTCATTGTTAGGGTTCAGCCTGAGCCTCTGCTGGCTCGTCATCGCCAccgtcgccaccgccaccgGGGCCGCGACCGACGGAGCCGGCGGCCTGCTCGGATCTCCGCCGGGGACCGCGCCGTTGCCTCCTCCTCCGGTGGCCGGGAGGTCGCCGGAGCCTGCGTCGAGGGACATGGCCGCGTGTCCAGGAGGCGCTCGGAGGGCGGGCGATCAGGGCATCGAGAGGATGTGCGGCGATGATCTGCGAGATGTCGGGGAGGAACGGAGTCAGGGGTTCGGTGGTGCCACCGCCATTGGAGGGTTATGTGCTGGTTGATGGTGATGACCGGGGAGGTGAAAAAAATGGTGGCAGGTTAGGGTTTTTCCTTGTTGGTCCGCTCGGAATGGTATTTCCGATTCAGTTACTCTGCCTGTTTTCGAATGGAGGACAGACCGGGTCGACGCGCCGGGCGCTTGATTATCCGCCGCACGCGCGAGATGAGGGCTCTTTTCGGCCGTTCAGATGAAGCGCGTGTTCAGGAATCTCGGAAAGTGAGAGTGGTACGACGTTTTTCAGTTGGGGTCCCCACAAGTTAACGTTAGGTGCTGCATTAGGGCAAATTTGCCGAAAAGAGGTGATCTTCCTTCGTGGTGAAACAATTGTCCTTGGCGCACAGCCTCTCCGTTTGTATGATGGCCCACATTTTTTACAAAGATAAATCAacgaaaaaaatatcttcaccAATTCACgtaaataattaatgaaaatatttagcgATAAATTACTGACGAcagtataaatattttttattaatttattatttaaagaAATACAAGCGACAAatcttagagaaaaaaaattctaaatcattcattttttgaataTCATCTCGACTTTTGAGTCCTTAATCATGatttacttcaaaaatcaatccTCTTAAAAATTGTGGACTGTGCATTTTCGTCAATCGATGTTGTCAaagcattcttttttttcttctctatgaTACCCACAATTCACTAAGGTTTTATTCGTTTTTCGAATTTGTTCGTTTGGATTGTATAGTTTAGATAAAATGACCGATTTTTTTCAAGTGATCATCGGCGACCA
Protein-coding sequences here:
- the LOC115734849 gene encoding 2-oxoglutarate and iron-dependent oxygenase domain-containing protein CP2 isoform X1, with the translated sequence MSLDAGSGDLPATGGGGNGAVPGGDPSRPPAPSVAAPVAVATVAMTSQQRLRLNPNNDHKPDSYDDLQLDFSPAIFSSLERYLPPSMLGVSRDDKVKFMREILLKYLPHGERNRAQRHREYRQKIISNYQPLHRDIYSMHPSAFFVPTFLKAINESTEESFRNIMSEPSPGVFTFEMFQPRFCELLLSEVENFEDWVNEVRFRIMRPNTMNKYGAVLDDFGLETMLDKLLEGFVRPISKVFFPEVGGSTLDSHHGFVVEYGKDRDVDLGFHVDDSEVTLNVCLGKQFSGGELFFRGTRCDKHVNTGTHSEEIFDFSHVPGRAVLHRGRHRHGARATTSGHRINLLLWCRSSIFREMKKYQKDFSSWCGECSREKKERQQQSVVSTRSELLRREGESTA
- the LOC115734849 gene encoding 2-oxoglutarate and iron-dependent oxygenase domain-containing protein CP2 isoform X2, producing MSLDAGSGDLPATGGGGNGAVPGGDPSRPPAPSVAAPVAVATVAMTSQQRLRLNPNNDHKPDSYDDLQLDFSPAIFSSLERYLPPSMLGVSRDDKVKFMREILLKYLPHGERNRAQRHREYRQKIISNYQPLHRDIYSMHPSAFFVPTFLKAINESTEESFRNIMSEPSPGVFTFEMFQPRFCELLLSEVENFEDWVNEVRFRIMRPNTMNKYGAVLDDFGLETMLDKLLEGFVRPISKVFFPEVGGSTLDSHHGFVVEYGKDRDVDLGFHVDDSEVTLNVCLGKQFSGGELFFRGTRCDKHVNTGTHSEEIFDFSHVPGRAVLHRGRHRHGARATTSGHRINLLLWCRSSIFREMKKYQKDFSSWCGECSREKKERQQQSVVSTRSH